One genomic region from Esox lucius isolate fEsoLuc1 chromosome 24, fEsoLuc1.pri, whole genome shotgun sequence encodes:
- the LOC109615057 gene encoding transmembrane protein 272-like isoform X3, producing the protein MNKKLSTQDMVSSNVVPFAMLVANIVIGSVYLNDCPRQPYIPIYLIVLGAMGVVPVFSSCCCLISTPDSTSSLKVLCNICSGLVSLFLLCWFICGNVWIYSIYQPNYNKNIPNYNQTLINNLYCNRTLYLFAFWSNILAYLILLGLCVVLCCGCCCGLAISACIGCSKAESVQIGDKSSPEEVIM; encoded by the exons ATGAACAAAAAGCTTTCCACACAGGATATGG TGAGCAGCAATGTAGTACCATTCGCCATGCTTGTTGCGAACATCGTAATTG GGTCGGTGTACCTGAATGACTGCCCTCGGCAGCCTTACATTCCCATCTACCTGATAGTGCTGGGGGCCATGGGCGTTGTCCCtgtcttctcctcctgctgctgcCTGATCAGTACACCAGACTCTACATCCTCCCTCAAGGTGCTCTGCAACATCTGTAGTGGCTTGGTGTCCCTATTCCTGTTATGTTGGTTCATCTGCG GAAACGTGTGGATCTACTCCATCTACCAGCCCAACTACAACAAGAACATCCCCAACTACAACCAGACTCTGATTAACAACCTGTACTGTAACAGGACACTGTACCTGTTTGCCTTCTGGTCCAACATTCTGGCGTACTTGATACTGTTGGGTTTGTGCGTGGTACTTTGTTGTGGTTGCTGCTGTGGGCTTGCGATAAGCGCTTGCATAGGATGTAGTAAGGCGGAAAGTGTTCAGATTGGCGATAAAAGTAGTCCAGAAGAGGTCATTATGTAG
- the LOC109615057 gene encoding uncharacterized protein LOC109615057 isoform X2: MCPHSADSSKPGDNPTVIRSTQINSRSVTDYSLVEIQDWKMNKKLSTQDMVSSNVVPFAMLVANIVIVLGAMGVVPVFSSCCCLISTPDSTSSLKVLCNICSGLVSLFLLCWFICGNVWIYSIYQPNYNKNIPNYNQTLINNLYCNRTLYLFAFWSNILAYLILLGLCVVLCCGCCCGLAISACIGCSKAESVQIGDKSSPEEVIM, encoded by the exons ATGTGTCCTCATTCTGCAGACAGTTCGAAACCAGGGGATAATCCTACAGTGATCAGATCTACACAAATAAATTCACG ATCTGTTACTGATTATTCCTTGGTGGAAATCCAGGATTGGAAAATGAACAAAAAGCTTTCCACACAGGATATGG TGAGCAGCAATGTAGTACCATTCGCCATGCTTGTTGCGAACATCGTAATTG TGCTGGGGGCCATGGGCGTTGTCCCtgtcttctcctcctgctgctgcCTGATCAGTACACCAGACTCTACATCCTCCCTCAAGGTGCTCTGCAACATCTGTAGTGGCTTGGTGTCCCTATTCCTGTTATGTTGGTTCATCTGCG GAAACGTGTGGATCTACTCCATCTACCAGCCCAACTACAACAAGAACATCCCCAACTACAACCAGACTCTGATTAACAACCTGTACTGTAACAGGACACTGTACCTGTTTGCCTTCTGGTCCAACATTCTGGCGTACTTGATACTGTTGGGTTTGTGCGTGGTACTTTGTTGTGGTTGCTGCTGTGGGCTTGCGATAAGCGCTTGCATAGGATGTAGTAAGGCGGAAAGTGTTCAGATTGGCGATAAAAGTAGTCCAGAAGAGGTCATTATGTAG
- the LOC109615057 gene encoding transmembrane protein 272-like isoform X1 gives MCPHSADSSKPGDNPTVIRSTQINSRSVTDYSLVEIQDWKMNKKLSTQDMVSSNVVPFAMLVANIVIGSVYLNDCPRQPYIPIYLIVLGAMGVVPVFSSCCCLISTPDSTSSLKVLCNICSGLVSLFLLCWFICGNVWIYSIYQPNYNKNIPNYNQTLINNLYCNRTLYLFAFWSNILAYLILLGLCVVLCCGCCCGLAISACIGCSKAESVQIGDKSSPEEVIM, from the exons ATGTGTCCTCATTCTGCAGACAGTTCGAAACCAGGGGATAATCCTACAGTGATCAGATCTACACAAATAAATTCACG ATCTGTTACTGATTATTCCTTGGTGGAAATCCAGGATTGGAAAATGAACAAAAAGCTTTCCACACAGGATATGG TGAGCAGCAATGTAGTACCATTCGCCATGCTTGTTGCGAACATCGTAATTG GGTCGGTGTACCTGAATGACTGCCCTCGGCAGCCTTACATTCCCATCTACCTGATAGTGCTGGGGGCCATGGGCGTTGTCCCtgtcttctcctcctgctgctgcCTGATCAGTACACCAGACTCTACATCCTCCCTCAAGGTGCTCTGCAACATCTGTAGTGGCTTGGTGTCCCTATTCCTGTTATGTTGGTTCATCTGCG GAAACGTGTGGATCTACTCCATCTACCAGCCCAACTACAACAAGAACATCCCCAACTACAACCAGACTCTGATTAACAACCTGTACTGTAACAGGACACTGTACCTGTTTGCCTTCTGGTCCAACATTCTGGCGTACTTGATACTGTTGGGTTTGTGCGTGGTACTTTGTTGTGGTTGCTGCTGTGGGCTTGCGATAAGCGCTTGCATAGGATGTAGTAAGGCGGAAAGTGTTCAGATTGGCGATAAAAGTAGTCCAGAAGAGGTCATTATGTAG